TAGATACATGAGAACGTTCTCATGATAAGAAACAAAGTGTTTGTCGTGAAACGATTACCGATATTGTTGAGCGCCGTACAACGATTATAGAATCGCTCATTATCTTAAGCAGCAAAGCGGCCAACAATGGATGGTCCATTTAACTTTTGTTTTACTCTTTTTCTTTTCTGTGCGTTGTTGCGGAGTGAGAATTGAGATTGTCCTAAACTAAAGTTGAAGCCCTGTGGCCTAATCTGCAAGTAAAAGATGATTCTCCACTGTAGTTGCAGTTCTGTGTGATCCGACGATGGCGATTGATGATAAGGAAGATGCTCCATATGCTCGTTTTTTTTCCTTTGCAGGTTGTTGATGTCGCTGAACTATACAACCACCGAAGGCCCACCACCAACTTCGCCGGCCGGCTAGCcaagcttctcttcttctctcaccTCATCGCCACCGTCATTCTCATCTCATTCCTATCCATCGCAGCCTTCGTCTCCCGAAGCCTACTGTCCTTCCACTTCCTCCTCCATTGGCACGCCCCTCTCCTTGTTgccgccgccgcctccgccgCCATTTCCCTCCTGTTCCTGTTCGTCTCCCTCCGCCACCCGGCCACCGCCATCAAGTCTTCTTTCTGGCTCTCCCCCGTCCTCGCCTGCGCCGTAGCCGTCATCCTCCTCGCTGACGGCACTGCTCTCGGCCTGGCTTTCGCGGTGCCGTTTCTTCTCCTCGCCCTCATCCAATCCCTCCACGCCTGCTGGACCGCCCGCCGCCTCCGCCATGCCTACGCGATCCTCTCGGCCGCAGTCGCCGCTGTTCCACCGTCCTTCGCTCTGGTCAACTTCCTCTCCCTCTCGCTCCTCGCATTACTCGCCTTCTTCGCGctctggacgctcggcgccgGAGGAGTCGCCGCCGGCGTCCACTCGCGATACGACGCGGTTTACCTGATCCTTCTGCTGATCGGCCTCTGGTGGACCGCGCAAGCGGTCCGCTACACGGTCTTCGTGGCCGTGGCGCAAATCGCCTACCTTCGGCTGGCCTGCGGAATAACGATCCCGGCGGCCGCGGCCTTCGAATCCGCCTCGAAGCGCGCGCTCGGCGACGTTTGCTGCGCCGCCGCCTTGGTGCCTCTGGTGGCGGCGACTCGGGCCGTGGCGCGGGCCATGAGCGCGGGCGGCTCCGATGAGTTCATGTTCTCCTGCGGCTGGTGCTTCAAGGGTGTGGCCGACGGGGCTGTGTCGCGAGCCAACCGGTGGGGGTTGGTGTATGTGGGAGTGTACGGCAGGGGGCTGTGGAGCTCATCAGCGGAGGCGTGGGAGATGTTCAACAAGCAGGGGATGGAGCGACTGATCGACCTAGACCTCACCGGGTCGTTCTGCCTATTTTGCGGCGTCGCCGGCGGCGGTGTCTCAACCTTGGTCGCGGGTTCTTGGATGATCGCCGCCGGCAGTGACCACTCGACGGAGGCCAAGCTCTATGCCTTCATCATCGGCTATTTCATGGTAAGATTAATAAAAACCAAATTAGGAAATCGATTACGGTGATGAACGAAAGCTCTCTGTATATTACAGGCTCGAATTGGAATGGCATGGCCTCAAGCTTGTGTGGCGGCCTACCATGTGGTGTTCGCGGAGAACCCGCAGATGAGTTCCTGCATCGGTGCTCGGATGAGGGAGCTGCAGCAGTCGTCGTCTCCGCCAGATTGAGTCAACCTCTCCAAATACTGAAGTAATTTACTCGAACTGCCTTCCATTACTGCGTCGTTTCTGCATTCTTACTTATTCTATTCCCAGATAGAAAGATGAACAAGAAACGTTCTAGTGACAATTTTCTGTAGGAAAAAAATTTCTGATTCATCGTATGCAATTTCTCAGTAAATGCACACTTGAAGAGCGCACACAACTTGTTCTAGATTCCAACTTAAAGTAGGATTATGTTCTTCTATCAAATCCAAACATAATTCTTTGCAACCTGCTTCATATGTCAATTTAAAGTTCAGCTAAGTTATGCTATTTACCATACTGGTTTGCTGCTATGTTTGATAGGATGGAATgaatgaaatgaaaaaaaaaatgaaaatgaaaatacatAAGAAGAAAATAGAATGGCGAAGTGAAAAAAAAATGCTTCTACCATGAGGAGATTATGAGCAAATTTAGTTTGTTTTGGAATGATTTACAATTGGATGGAAGcacgaaaaaaaataataaacttaattaGTTTCATTGACTAATCCGGGGATGAAGTTCTCCCACGAGTAATCTTTCATTTTGCTGCATCTTGAGCTCGACAATTGGGCTTGAATGACTGGTCTATAAAAGGTTAGTATCACCTAAATGTGCTTCCGTAATAGGCCAGGCCTATTTGATTAAATAAGGAGGAAGAGGTGCTTAGGCAATGCTTGTTCAAGGCCTTTAATATTTGTGCAGAAATTAAAAGAACATTTGTTTTTTATTCATAGAAGGTGGCTCTACTATATTTTAGCACTTGTACCAACACATACGAAGAATTGGGATCAGATTGGCAGGTTGTCGACCCTTTCGTCAAGTTGGCATGCCAACACTCCGAcactggaatatatatatatatatatagtcatcgACTACATTGGAAGGAACTCTCCAAACTCTCTACTCTAAGCTCCTTGAACTCTCTCCTTCGAACTCCTCGAGCTCTCTGCTCCAAGCTCTCTCCTGATGCCTTGAGCTCCCCAAGAAGTTCCCTGTGCTAAGTCTGATCTCTCGAGCTTGCCACTTTACTTGCAGCCCAGTTAAATGACCTTACAATTATGTGACATAATCAGGCTCTTTCATGATCCGCACTTTTATAACTCAATTCATAAGGCTCAACAACCTTAGCGTCTAACTCCCTGAACTAGGTACAGCGGTAGGATACTCATGCAGTCTCCCAACATCCACCATTCGATTCCTTACTACGGCGCATTGTTAGATATTTTTCTCCGATGAGATGACAAATCTAGGATGTTGGCTTGTTGGACCGTTAGTTACGAGCACTTTTAGATTTACATGATAATCAATAAGAAATTTTCATAAGACTAAGTCGGTCATCTCCAGAATTAGTTGATCTGAAAAACTAATATTTGGtgctagttaaaaaaaaataaaagataaaaaaacaaTCTCATCATCTAGAGTCTAGATGGATATTCATTTTGACTAAAACTTTTGTATTatca
This window of the Zingiber officinale cultivar Zhangliang chromosome 3B, Zo_v1.1, whole genome shotgun sequence genome carries:
- the LOC121968496 gene encoding uncharacterized protein LOC121968496, whose translation is MATGTEHGEFTIPTSRINQVAPTQVVDVAELYNHRRPTTNFAGRLAKLLFFSHLIATVILISFLSIAAFVSRSLLSFHFLLHWHAPLLVAAAASAAISLLFLFVSLRHPATAIKSSFWLSPVLACAVAVILLADGTALGLAFAVPFLLLALIQSLHACWTARRLRHAYAILSAAVAAVPPSFALVNFLSLSLLALLAFFALWTLGAGGVAAGVHSRYDAVYLILLLIGLWWTAQAVRYTVFVAVAQIAYLRLACGITIPAAAAFESASKRALGDVCCAAALVPLVAATRAVARAMSAGGSDEFMFSCGWCFKGVADGAVSRANRWGLVYVGVYGRGLWSSSAEAWEMFNKQGMERLIDLDLTGSFCLFCGVAGGGVSTLVAGSWMIAAGSDHSTEAKLYAFIIGYFMARIGMAWPQACVAAYHVVFAENPQMSSCIGARMRELQQSSSPPD